From Strigops habroptila isolate Jane chromosome 1, bStrHab1.2.pri, whole genome shotgun sequence, a single genomic window includes:
- the LOC115614440 gene encoding coiled-coil domain-containing protein 201-like: protein MSEEEDSILNIKRSLKKRMVKHSTPVDSMLSGSMPSLMDLTNQSIQDQNSSKKIYGSPVPESNLSRSLAQVSFARVEVYFPHVSPKRLSTVFDSQKSNEEIGQSSRVVFSRGRLSTVLASDESHEDPNDKVVPSLETQSPTKATEEAAVIPDSGPSWLLTGIPGIKDIPIVKKRKKKIDKALVRKKEREWVLRQLKNIDEATEHELTIEDD from the exons ATGTCGGAGGAAGAAGATTCTATTCTGAACATTAAAAGATCTCTGAAAAAGAGAATGGTGAAACACAGCACTCCAGTGGATTCAATGCTTTCAGGATCAATGCCATCTCTTATGGATCTGACAAATCAGTCAATCCAGGACCAAAATTCCAGCAAGAAAATCTATGGATCTCCAGTGCCAGAATCAAATCTAAGTAGATCATTAGCTCAAGTATCATTCGCACGTGTTGAAGTGTATTTCCCTCATGTGTCCCCAAAAAGGCTTTCAACAGTGTTTGACTCGCAAAAATCAAATGAAGAGATAGGCCAAAGCTCTCGGGTTGTGTTTTCTAGGGGGAGGCTTTCCACAGTGTTGGCCTCTGATGAATCACATGAAGACCCAAATGACAAGGTTGTGCCAAGCTTGGAAACTCAGTCTCCCACCAAAGCAACTGAGGAGGCTGCAGTAATTCCTGACAGTGGACCTTCATGGCTTCTTACTGGAATACCAGGGATTAAAGATATCCcaatagtaaaaaaaagaaagaagaaaattgataAAGCTCTTGTG agaaagaaggaaagagaatggGTGCTCCGTCAACTTAAAAATATTGACGAAgcaactgaacatgagctgacCATTGAAGATGATTGA